TTTCAAATTCGTTAAAATTTAAAGGCCGGTTATCTATAGCAGATGGCAGTCGAAAACCATAGGTTACTAAATTTGTTTTTCGAGCCCTATCGCCACCAAACATCGCTCTAAATTGGGGAACTGTAACATGGCTTTCATCCATAACCATTAAGTAGTCCTCGGGAAAATAGTCTAATAAACAAAAAGGGCGTTCTCCTGCTTGCCTACCATCTATGTACCTCGAATAATTTTCAATACCAGAACAGTATCCCAATTCTCGAAGCATTTCTAAATCTAATTCGGTTCTTTCTTGAAGTCGTTTTGCTTCTTCAAATTTACATTGGTCTCTAAGAAAATCAACTTGTGCACGAAGGTCTAGCTGAATTTGCTCTATAGCTCTGTGTAATACATCTTTACTGGTTACAAATAAACTAGCAGGGAAAATAAATGCTTCCTGGATCTCTTTAATTTTCTTTCCAGACGAAGGATCTATAATATGGATAGATTCTAAATCGTTTCCCCAAAAAACAAAACGGTAAGCATAATCCCCATAGGCAACAAATAGATCAATCGTATCTCCCTTGACTCGAAAATTACCACGCGTAAATTCCGTATCATTGCGGCTGTAGAGCATATCTACAAGAATTCTTAAAAACTCATTACGTGACAATTGGCATCCGACTTTAAAGAGGTAGCTATTTTTTTTGAATTCTTCTGGTTTACCAACGCCATATATACAGGATACAGATGCTACTACAATGACATCTCTTCTATCACTCAGTAAAGCAGCAACAGCACTAAGACGCAACCGTTCTAATTCATCATTGATTGCCAGCTCCTTTTCTATATATGTGTTGGTAGTTGGTAAGTATACCTCTGGTTGATAGTAATCGTAATAAGATACAAAGTATTCAACCGCATTATTGGGAAAAAAGTAACGTAACTCCGTATATAACTGTGCAGCCAATGTTTTATTATGGCTGATAACCAATGTAGGCCTGTTGAGCTCCTTAATAACATTGGCTATGGTAAAAGTTTTACCAGATCCAGTAACACCCAAAAGGACTTGACTAGGAGCACCACACCGCATGTTCTGAACAAGCTCTGTAATAGCTTTGGGTTGGTCTCCTGCTGGTTGATAAGGCGATACAAGTTTGAACGACATCTGCAAAAAATAAGAATATCAACAAACATCATTCCTAAGTATGAGGAATAAAAATTAATATACCAAGTAGGGATGCTATCCCACACTATGTACAAAAAAGCATAGAACCATTCTATGATTTATTCATAGCATTGGTTTTTATAAAACCATTTTTACTCGATACCAAGTTACAAAAATCTTTTGTTATATTTAATAGTTAAAAATAGACTAATTTTGTTTTGTAATATATTAAACATGCAATCTTAGTATAACTATACATAATGTATAATGCTTATGAAAGAAATTATAAGTTTTGATTATGCCATCAAATACCTGCTTAAGGATAAAGGTGACTATGAAATAGTCGAGGGGTTTATTTCTGCTTTACTCGGTTCCCAAGGGTATAAACCCATTAAAATCAAGTCCCTGCTTGAAAGTGAAAGCAATAAAGAAAGTAAACTTTTAAAACGAAGTATTGCAGATGTTATTTTCGAAGATGAAGAAGGTAACAATTATATAGTAGAGATCGATCGTTCCTATACCAATTTATTTCTGTATAAGGCTTGTTTTAATACTTCAAGACTTATTGTGGATCATCTTGGGGCAAATCAAGATTATTTAAAAATCAAAAAAGTATTTCATATCAATCTATTATATTTCGCTTTTGAAGGCAATAAAGCACCTTTACATCATGGCAAAGTAATATTTCATAAAATAGATAAGGAGCATCCAGTGGATGTCCACTTAATGGACCAAGGCATGCGCACCTTTGATGCCTATGACGTTTTTCCTGAGTATTTTATCATCTCTATACCCTTGTTTGATGATGTTATCAAAGAAGAACTGGATGAATGGCTCTATGTAATGAAGCATTCTAAAGTAGAAGAAGACTTTAAATCTCCTTACATGCAAAAAGTGGCAGAACGGCTCAATGTCTTAAAGATGTCTCATGGAGAGCAGGAAATTTATAACACTTATATGCTCGCTTCTATGAAGGATCGTGACTATTTAGTCTCTGCAGAAACAAAAGGCAAAGAAGAAGGAGAGAAGATTGGTTTGGAGAAAGGAGAAAAACTTGGAATAGAAAAAGGAAAGAAACTTGGTTTAGAGAAAGGGAAGATAGAAGGGGAGAAGCTTGGTTTAGAGAAAAGGCGTTATGCTACTGCCTTAAAGATGCTACAGTTAAACATGGATATAGATACTATAGCAGATGTTACTACGCTTTCTAAAGAAGAAATTATATCTATTGTTAAAGAACAAAACTTAAGTAATCAGTCCTAAAATATTATAAAATAATTTGGTTTCCAATATCTTTTTTAAGATAAGACAAGTTCTTACTATGGTTTGTTCAAAAGATTTGTTGATCAAAGCCAGATACCTGCTGAGGAGTTTGCGTTTTTTGCACAATTGTTCGAGAACTGCTTGCTAGCAGAATTTTTCTCTTTACCTCTGTTCATGCTTAGCACCAAGTCTAAAATGCCCAATAAGACATTGTTAGATTAAGCATGAACAATCCATATTGGGGGGATTTTGGACGACTCTATTTTCGCATTTATCAACTCTAGGATCTGCTCAATAGTTCAATGATTTTTGCATAACCTTTTATTTGTGCCCAAATCAATGGTGTAAAACCATTCTTATTTGAAGCAATTCTATCAATACCAGGAACTGCTAGTAGTAATTCAACGACCTCTGCTTGACCACTAAAAGCTGCATTATATAAGGGGGTGTCTCCGAGATCATCCCTTGCATTAATCATAATGCTTGGATCTTCTATCAATAATGCAACTGTTTCTACATGACCACGGCTTGCTGCAAAATGTAATGAGGTCCATCCATCTTCATTTTTTGCATTGATATTAATCTTTTTGGATTTTATTAATAAGGCAACTGTCTCTACATAATTGTTTGCAGCTGCGCAATGTAGTGGAGTCCACCCATACTTATCTTGCGCATTAATCTTAATTACCGGAATGTTCATTAATAATGCAACTATTTCTACATGATTATTCTCAGCTGCATAATGAAGCGGAGTATATCTATCTTTATCTTGTTTGTGTAGGTTAATTTTCGAAAATGATAGCAATAGACGAGCTGCCTCTACATGGCTAAACATACATACATGGTGAAGGGGAGTAAGTCTTTTTTTATCTTCTTCATTGACATTGATACCATTGGCTATTAGCAATTTTTCAATTACTGCTACATGACCGTTTATAGCTGCTGCATGTAAAGGTGTGTATCCTCTTTTATCTTTTTCATTGACTTTGATTCCGGGGATTGATGATAATAACTCAACTACTTTTTCATGGCCATTATGGGCCGCTATATGCAAAGGAGTATAATGTTTGTTTTTATCTTTTTCATTGATCTTAACTTTCAGATCTGCTAGCAGCAATTTAACTATTTCTAGATAACCATTATCTGCTGCGATATGTAAAGGAGTATACCCCTTGTTATCTTTTTCATTGATTCCAATTTTTTTATTTGCTAATAACAATCTAACTATTTCTAGATAACCATTATCTACTGCAACATGTAGCGCAGTAGATCCCTTGTTATTTTTGGCATTGACCTTAATGTTAGGTGTTCCAAGAAATTTTCTCACTTCTTCTACATGTCCCTTTTCAGCTGCAATGTACAAAGGGGAAAGTTTATGTTTATCTTTTGCATGGATTTTTAATTTTGAGGCTTCTTTTAAGATGCTAACGCATTCATGATGTCTGTGTTTTCTTGCTAAATCAAGAGGGGTTTCTATATCTTTATTTATCACTTCTAGTTCCGTTCTAGGATCTTCCAGTAGAAGTTTAACTACTTCTATATGGCCATTATAGGCTGATAGATGTAGTGGAGTATCACGAATATCAGTTTTCGCATTGGCTATAATTTTTGTTGCAGTTAACAATAATTTAACTGTTTTTACGTGTCCATTGCGAGTTGCATAATGTAGTGGAGTATATCCAAATCTATCTTTTTCATTGACTTTAATTCTGGGGATTGATAACAATAGTTTAACGATTTCTATCGAACCATTAAAAGCTGCATGATGAAGTGGCGTAAATCCTTTTGCATTTTTTTCATTAATCTTAATGTTAGCGGCTGCTAGTAATGACATAACCACTTCTATATGACTTTTACAAACTGCAAAGTGGAGTGGTGTATATGCACCTATAATATCATTTTCGTTTACATTAGTTTTTGGATTTTCCAATAATACTTTAACTACCTCTACATGACCTTCAGAAGCTGCATAATGGAGAGGCACACCCCAACGTTTATCTTGTTCATTAATTTTAATTTTCGGATGAGCTAATAATAGCGTCACAATCTTTGCATGACCCTGAGCAGCTGCTTTATGCAGTGGCGTTAGTCCACTAATATCTTTATGATTTACATCAATTTTTGGATTTGTTAGTAATAGTTTAACAAGCTCTAGATGATTATTGTTAATGGCATAATGTAGAGGAGTAAGTCCAAGTTGATTTTTTTCATTGACATCAATTTCATGAGTATTCAGCAAGTTTTTAACCTCTTCTATACTATTTTTATCGATTGCAGCATGAAGGGGTGGGCTGGAGATTGTATTGGAAGAAGAGGAAGTATTATAATTTTTTCCGTAGCTCTCGAAT
This window of the Cardinium endosymbiont of Culicoides punctatus genome carries:
- a CDS encoding PD-(D/E)XK nuclease family transposase; the encoded protein is MKEIISFDYAIKYLLKDKGDYEIVEGFISALLGSQGYKPIKIKSLLESESNKESKLLKRSIADVIFEDEEGNNYIVEIDRSYTNLFLYKACFNTSRLIVDHLGANQDYLKIKKVFHINLLYFAFEGNKAPLHHGKVIFHKIDKEHPVDVHLMDQGMRTFDAYDVFPEYFIISIPLFDDVIKEELDEWLYVMKHSKVEEDFKSPYMQKVAERLNVLKMSHGEQEIYNTYMLASMKDRDYLVSAETKGKEEGEKIGLEKGEKLGIEKGKKLGLEKGKIEGEKLGLEKRRYATALKMLQLNMDIDTIADVTTLSKEEIISIVKEQNLSNQS
- the uvrB gene encoding excinuclease ABC subunit UvrB, producing MSFKLVSPYQPAGDQPKAITELVQNMRCGAPSQVLLGVTGSGKTFTIANVIKELNRPTLVISHNKTLAAQLYTELRYFFPNNAVEYFVSYYDYYQPEVYLPTTNTYIEKELAINDELERLRLSAVAALLSDRRDVIVVASVSCIYGVGKPEEFKKNSYLFKVGCQLSRNEFLRILVDMLYSRNDTEFTRGNFRVKGDTIDLFVAYGDYAYRFVFWGNDLESIHIIDPSSGKKIKEIQEAFIFPASLFVTSKDVLHRAIEQIQLDLRAQVDFLRDQCKFEEAKRLQERTELDLEMLRELGYCSGIENYSRYIDGRQAGERPFCLLDYFPEDYLMVMDESHVTVPQFRAMFGGDRARKTNLVTYGFRLPSAIDNRPLNFNEFEKLIHQIVFVSATPAEYELTVSEGMVVEQIIRPTGLVDPQIEVRPSMNQIQNILEEIKNVIKQKDRVLITTLTKRMAEELTDYLVYANIRCRYVHSEVKTLDRVTILNDFRNGDFDVLVGVNLLREGLDLPQASLMIILDADKEGFLRNARSLIQTIGRVARHEQGRVIMYADRITASMEQAITETQRRRDLQMEYNRIKGIIPSSVQKRQMDMGLYTAISQESTSNAQEYSQQENVASIIAAESGASYGDAKTVQEQIELLEHKMYQAAEALQFLEADKLKEMIATLRKRKKY
- a CDS encoding ankyrin repeat domain-containing protein, which translates into the protein MKKLLGFIVFVFSVSYSSATENDFLIQEKGTEGKELINVSHSVQNDVSRPVAAGLADLATTAIWGDINNQLELELLVYRLYREKERLEHAKTKLNEEQNRKNNKNKKSSFATRFQFESYGKNYNTSSSSNTISSPPLHAAIDKNSIEEVKNLLNTHEIDVNEKNQLGLTPLHYAINNNHLELVKLLLTNPKIDVNHKDISGLTPLHKAAAQGHAKIVTLLLAHPKIKINEQDKRWGVPLHYAASEGHVEVVKVLLENPKTNVNENDIIGAYTPLHFAVCKSHIEVVMSLLAAANIKINEKNAKGFTPLHHAAFNGSIEIVKLLLSIPRIKVNEKDRFGYTPLHYATRNGHVKTVKLLLTATKIIANAKTDIRDTPLHLSAYNGHIEVVKLLLEDPRTELEVINKDIETPLDLARKHRHHECVSILKEASKLKIHAKDKHKLSPLYIAAEKGHVEEVRKFLGTPNIKVNAKNNKGSTALHVAVDNGYLEIVRLLLANKKIGINEKDNKGYTPLHIAADNGYLEIVKLLLADLKVKINEKDKNKHYTPLHIAAHNGHEKVVELLSSIPGIKVNEKDKRGYTPLHAAAINGHVAVIEKLLIANGINVNEEDKKRLTPLHHVCMFSHVEAARLLLSFSKINLHKQDKDRYTPLHYAAENNHVEIVALLMNIPVIKINAQDKYGWTPLHCAAANNYVETVALLIKSKKININAKNEDGWTSLHFAASRGHVETVALLIEDPSIMINARDDLGDTPLYNAAFSGQAEVVELLLAVPGIDRIASNKNGFTPLIWAQIKGYAKIIELLSRS